Proteins from a genomic interval of Deltaproteobacteria bacterium:
- a CDS encoding DUF4160 domain-containing protein, whose protein sequence is MPVISMFYGIVIMMYPFDNDKHHLPHVHIRYQEQEAVFSIETGDLLEGNLRSNKKKLVEAWIELRREDLLTDWQLAVQGHPIFNIEPLK, encoded by the coding sequence ATGCCTGTAATCTCTATGTTTTATGGGATAGTGATTATGATGTACCCTTTCGATAATGATAAACATCATTTGCCACATGTTCATATTCGTTATCAAGAACAAGAGGCTGTGTTTTCAATTGAAACGGGTGATTTATTAGAAGGAAATCTTAGGTCTAATAAAAAAAAATTGGTTGAGGCGTGGATAGAGTTGCGCCGAGAAGATTTACTTACGGATTGGCAGCTAGCAGTGCAAGGGCATCCAATATTTAATATTGAGCCTTTGAAATAG
- the nuoL gene encoding NADH-quinone oxidoreductase subunit L: MNFSFPLYLIPLFPLLGALVNGLIAAHVAYRRQKPSEKLISFIAVLFPLAAFFIALSVAYPILSGAEHETRETLFQWMGSGTFQLDFALRVDRLSSIMVLIVTGIGTLIHLYSTSYMHGEQGFARYFSYLNLFLFAMLMLILGDNLLVLFLGWEGVGLCSYLLIGFWFDDPAKASAGKKAFVVNRIGDFGFILALFLISSVLLKNPEAASQGIFSFQTLETYKELLAPLATLICLFLFVGACGKSAQIPLYVWLPDAMAGPTPVSALIHAATMVTAGVYMVARLHFLFDLAPVAREVIAYTGAATALFAASIGLVQRDIKKVLAYSTVSQLGYMFIGVGLGASSAGIFHLATHAFFKACLFLGSGSVIHAMHGEQDIFKMGGLRKWMPVTSITFLISTIAIAGIPPFSGFFSKDEILWQAYSRGYPIIWAMGFVAAGFTAFYMFRLTILTFFGNCRADHHTQEHLHESPWQMTFPLVILALLAAGGGLMGVPHVIWGGHNWIHHYLEIEGGLNRALPVSEEELEHSEMLFAIGSAVWALFWSFVAIALYRRGPQVLESLANRLKCLYNTLMNKYYIDEIYEALIVTPIHKISETVLWKGFDAGIIDTIFVNGTARAAQLLGQCAGLLQNGLVNAYSLYFGLAVLGLLWWVLG; this comes from the coding sequence ATGAATTTCTCGTTTCCTCTCTATTTAATTCCATTGTTTCCATTACTGGGAGCCTTAGTGAACGGCCTTATAGCTGCTCATGTGGCCTATCGTCGTCAGAAGCCCTCCGAAAAGCTCATCAGCTTTATTGCGGTGCTTTTTCCTCTGGCTGCATTTTTTATCGCCTTGAGTGTCGCGTATCCCATACTTTCTGGTGCAGAGCATGAAACCCGAGAAACACTCTTTCAATGGATGGGTTCAGGTACCTTTCAACTCGATTTTGCCCTTCGTGTCGACAGGCTTTCTTCGATTATGGTGCTGATCGTCACCGGCATTGGAACCTTGATTCATCTCTATTCCACCTCTTATATGCACGGTGAACAAGGGTTTGCCCGTTATTTTTCCTATCTCAATCTTTTCTTGTTTGCCATGCTCATGCTCATTCTGGGTGACAATCTTCTCGTCCTCTTCCTGGGTTGGGAAGGCGTGGGGCTTTGCAGTTATCTGTTGATTGGATTCTGGTTTGACGATCCCGCCAAGGCCTCGGCCGGCAAAAAGGCCTTCGTGGTCAATCGTATCGGTGATTTTGGATTTATACTCGCGCTCTTTTTGATTTCCTCTGTGTTGCTGAAAAATCCAGAGGCGGCTTCTCAAGGGATTTTCAGTTTTCAGACCCTAGAAACCTATAAAGAATTATTGGCCCCTCTTGCGACGCTCATTTGTCTCTTTCTTTTTGTCGGCGCCTGCGGAAAATCGGCACAGATTCCCCTCTATGTCTGGTTGCCCGATGCCATGGCCGGCCCCACCCCCGTTTCAGCCCTTATCCATGCCGCAACCATGGTCACCGCCGGGGTCTACATGGTGGCGCGTCTGCACTTTTTGTTTGATCTGGCCCCTGTGGCCCGTGAAGTGATTGCCTATACCGGCGCGGCCACGGCCCTTTTTGCCGCCAGTATTGGGCTGGTGCAGCGCGATATCAAAAAGGTGCTTGCCTATTCCACGGTCTCTCAACTGGGTTATATGTTTATCGGGGTGGGCTTAGGGGCTTCTTCGGCAGGGATCTTCCATTTAGCCACTCACGCCTTCTTCAAAGCCTGTTTGTTTTTAGGATCCGGTTCAGTCATTCATGCCATGCACGGCGAACAAGATATCTTCAAAATGGGGGGTCTTAGAAAATGGATGCCGGTGACCTCGATTACCTTTTTAATTTCAACCATTGCCATTGCAGGGATTCCTCCCTTCTCGGGATTTTTCAGTAAAGATGAAATCTTGTGGCAGGCCTATTCAAGAGGCTATCCCATTATTTGGGCCATGGGGTTTGTGGCCGCTGGATTTACCGCCTTTTACATGTTTCGTCTTACCATTCTTACTTTCTTTGGAAACTGTCGGGCCGATCATCATACCCAGGAACATCTGCACGAATCCCCCTGGCAGATGACCTTTCCTTTAGTCATTCTTGCCCTGTTGGCGGCAGGAGGAGGTTTGATGGGGGTTCCCCATGTTATTTGGGGCGGCCACAATTGGATCCATCATTATTTGGAAATAGAAGGGGGATTGAACCGTGCTTTGCCTGTTTCAGAAGAAGAATTAGAGCATAGTGAAATGCTGTTTGCGATTGGCTCAGCCGTTTGGGCCCTGTTCTGGTCTTTTGTCGCAATTGCCCTTTATCGTCGTGGCCCTCAGGTCTTGGAATCCCTCGCCAACAGATTAAAGTGCCTCTACAACACCTTGATGAACAAGTACTACATCGATGAAATTTACGAGGCGCTCATTGTGACCCCCATTCATAAAATTTCTGAAACAGTACTCTGGAAGGGTTTCGATGCAGGCATTATCGACACTATTTTTGTCAATGGGACCGCAAGGGCCGCGCAATTATTGGGGCAATGTGCGGGATTATTACAAAATGGTTTGGTGAATGCCTATAGTTTGTATTTTGGTTTAGCAGTGCTGGGCTTGTTGTGGTGGGTGTTGGGGTAG
- a CDS encoding NADH-quinone oxidoreductase subunit J: MELILFYIFGGLALAGALGVILFKNPISSAFSLIACFFGMAALYAMMQAHFMAVIQILVYTGAIMVLFVFVIMLLNLNVEELKEKVPSRFFWLCSIFSSVGILGALACVFKGHELSMPEVDNLYGTIETAGSLMFREYWFPFEILSVLLLVAIIGGVVLAKREL, from the coding sequence ATGGAACTTATACTTTTCTACATCTTTGGCGGTTTGGCCCTGGCCGGGGCTTTGGGGGTGATTCTTTTTAAGAATCCTATCAGCTCTGCTTTTTCATTGATTGCCTGTTTTTTTGGAATGGCTGCCTTGTATGCCATGATGCAGGCCCATTTCATGGCGGTGATCCAGATTCTGGTTTATACCGGCGCCATCATGGTGCTTTTTGTGTTCGTCATTATGTTGCTCAATTTGAATGTAGAGGAACTCAAGGAAAAGGTCCCTTCCCGATTTTTTTGGCTGTGCTCGATCTTTTCTTCGGTTGGAATTTTAGGGGCCCTGGCTTGTGTCTTTAAAGGTCATGAGTTGTCCATGCCTGAGGTCGATAACTTATATGGCACCATTGAGACAGCCGGTTCTTTAATGTTTCGGGAATATTGGTTCCCCTTTGAAATATTATCCGTGCTTCTCCTCGTCGCCATCATTGGCGGTGTGGTTTTAGCTAAGCGAGAGCTCTAA
- a CDS encoding NADH-quinone oxidoreductase subunit H, translating to MLLLLILAKIIIPFFILLNMLPLLIWLERKGAAYIQDRRGPNRASLFGVIRLGGLIHAITDVIKLVNKEDITPSNANKFFYYLAPFIAMSVACVTFAVLPFADSIRWNGAWITFQAADLNAGILYVLSISSIGIFGIMLGAWSSNSKYTLLGGLRSSAQMISYEIVMSMAIISVLMMAGSLELSKVVENQGSIPLQVSLLDHFPYLHLQGWNFIRQPIACLFFIVAMFAEANRLPFDLPEGESELVAGYHTEYSSLKFALFFMAEYVNMTIASGVLATLFFGGWQIPFMSSAYIRENASMILTLVLAVLAITHVLGGAVLLKKGIKNIRIRKWGNGWDYEPAVIGTAALGLGLLLSALLYFLYPISLTENGGLILQVVLQALTFLAKILFFCWVFIWVRWTLPRFRYDQLMNLGWKKMLPISLLNILVTGVCLLAI from the coding sequence ATGCTCTTGTTACTCATTTTAGCTAAAATTATTATCCCTTTTTTCATCCTCCTCAACATGCTTCCCTTGTTGATCTGGTTGGAGAGAAAAGGCGCGGCCTATATTCAGGATCGCCGTGGACCTAACCGGGCTTCGCTGTTCGGGGTCATCCGCCTGGGTGGGCTCATTCATGCAATCACGGACGTCATCAAGTTGGTCAATAAAGAAGATATCACCCCCAGCAACGCGAATAAGTTTTTTTATTACCTGGCCCCATTTATCGCCATGAGTGTTGCCTGCGTCACCTTTGCTGTGCTTCCTTTTGCAGACTCCATTCGCTGGAATGGCGCCTGGATCACCTTTCAGGCGGCCGATTTAAATGCCGGCATTCTTTATGTGCTGTCTATTTCCTCCATCGGAATCTTTGGCATTATGCTGGGGGCCTGGAGTTCCAACAGTAAATATACCCTTCTGGGCGGCCTGCGCTCTTCCGCTCAAATGATCAGTTATGAAATTGTAATGTCGATGGCGATCATCAGTGTGTTGATGATGGCAGGTTCTCTGGAGTTGTCCAAGGTCGTTGAAAATCAGGGATCGATTCCCCTGCAGGTCTCTTTATTGGATCATTTCCCCTACCTCCATTTACAAGGTTGGAATTTTATTCGCCAACCCATTGCCTGTTTATTTTTTATTGTGGCGATGTTTGCAGAGGCCAACCGCTTACCCTTCGATTTGCCCGAGGGTGAATCCGAACTCGTGGCGGGTTATCATACCGAATACAGTTCCTTAAAATTTGCCCTCTTTTTTATGGCAGAATACGTCAATATGACCATTGCCTCGGGGGTGCTGGCGACGCTGTTTTTCGGTGGCTGGCAGATCCCTTTCATGAGCTCTGCCTACATTCGTGAAAATGCCTCAATGATACTAACCCTTGTCTTGGCGGTTTTGGCCATCACTCATGTGCTGGGAGGGGCCGTCTTGTTGAAGAAGGGAATAAAGAATATCCGAATCCGCAAATGGGGGAACGGTTGGGATTATGAACCTGCTGTGATTGGAACGGCGGCCTTGGGCTTGGGTCTGCTTTTGTCTGCGCTGCTTTATTTTTTATATCCTATTTCATTGACTGAGAATGGCGGATTGATTTTACAAGTAGTCCTTCAGGCCCTTACTTTTTTGGCAAAAATTTTATTCTTCTGCTGGGTCTTTATCTGGGTGCGCTGGACTTTACCCCGTTTTCGTTATGATCAACTGATGAACCTGGGCTGGAAGAAGATGTTGCCGATTTCTCTGCTTAATATTTTAGTGACGGGGGTTTGTCTTTTAGCGATCTAA
- a CDS encoding (2Fe-2S)-binding protein translates to MPTLKIDGKEITVEPGTLVIEAACRLGVSIPHFCYHRKLSIAGNCRMCLVEVEKMPKPQISCNLPCTEGMVVHTQSENAKKWRKNVLEFILVNHPIDCPVCDQAGECKLHDYYLSESVKGSRFEEEKVHKLKKYELGPEVMLDDERCIMCSRCIRFCNEISKTNELGFIQRGNHVELRPFPGRKLDNAYSVNTVDICPVGALTSRDFRFKQRVWFLQSADSICTGCSTGCNIKLQHNKGIVYRYLPRQNEAVNQVWLCDKGRLSYKEINDENRLLLPEKKSEGTWQIMGPEGTLLELSQVLKEKAADSLLAIASAQSSNENIFAFKKFARALNAKAVLASSRREVKDPDSDDFLIKADKNPNSFGVEKLGFKKKASFSKAKVVLVLGEMNEADQKKLTDLNAELIIVFSSHKNSCSELAHWKIPVTLFAEEEGSFCNFEGRVQKFNAALKAKGQMKPAWVWLKDLAKKVGVEMKFSSAEELLKEGFKLDYKDLGVEGKVV, encoded by the coding sequence ATGCCTACACTTAAAATAGACGGAAAAGAGATTACAGTAGAACCTGGCACCCTGGTGATTGAAGCCGCATGTAGACTGGGCGTGAGTATTCCTCATTTTTGCTATCACCGCAAGCTCTCCATTGCCGGCAATTGTCGCATGTGTCTGGTAGAAGTCGAGAAGATGCCGAAGCCGCAGATTTCCTGCAATCTCCCTTGCACCGAAGGCATGGTGGTTCATACTCAGTCCGAAAATGCAAAAAAGTGGCGCAAGAATGTGCTGGAATTCATCCTCGTCAATCATCCCATTGATTGTCCGGTTTGCGATCAGGCGGGGGAATGCAAATTACACGATTATTACTTGTCCGAATCGGTCAAAGGATCTCGTTTTGAAGAGGAGAAGGTCCATAAATTAAAAAAATATGAATTAGGTCCCGAGGTGATGTTGGATGATGAGCGCTGCATCATGTGTTCGCGCTGTATTCGTTTTTGTAACGAGATCAGCAAAACCAATGAACTGGGTTTTATCCAGCGTGGAAATCATGTGGAATTGAGGCCCTTTCCCGGGAGAAAATTGGACAATGCCTATTCCGTGAATACGGTAGATATTTGTCCAGTGGGTGCCCTGACCAGCAGGGATTTTCGTTTTAAGCAGCGGGTCTGGTTTTTACAATCGGCTGATTCTATTTGTACGGGCTGTTCAACGGGCTGCAATATCAAGCTGCAACACAACAAGGGCATCGTGTATCGTTATCTTCCTCGCCAGAATGAAGCCGTCAACCAGGTGTGGCTGTGCGACAAGGGCCGCTTGAGCTATAAAGAAATCAACGACGAAAATCGTCTGCTCCTTCCTGAAAAAAAATCGGAAGGGACCTGGCAGATCATGGGTCCTGAAGGCACTCTTCTTGAACTTTCTCAAGTCTTGAAAGAAAAAGCGGCGGATTCTCTTTTGGCCATCGCCTCTGCACAGTCTTCTAACGAAAATATTTTTGCTTTTAAAAAGTTTGCACGGGCCCTCAATGCCAAGGCCGTTCTTGCGAGTTCCAGGCGTGAAGTAAAAGATCCGGACTCCGATGATTTTCTAATCAAGGCCGATAAAAATCCAAACAGTTTTGGCGTGGAAAAACTGGGTTTTAAAAAGAAGGCCAGCTTCTCGAAGGCAAAAGTCGTGTTGGTGTTGGGAGAGATGAATGAGGCAGATCAAAAGAAACTTACCGATTTGAATGCCGAATTAATTATTGTGTTTTCATCCCATAAAAATTCCTGTAGTGAACTGGCCCATTGGAAAATTCCTGTGACGCTATTTGCTGAAGAAGAAGGCAGTTTTTGCAACTTTGAAGGTCGGGTGCAAAAGTTTAACGCCGCTTTGAAGGCCAAAGGACAAATGAAACCGGCCTGGGTGTGGTTAAAAGATCTTGCCAAAAAAGTGGGAGTAGAGATGAAGTTTTCCTCGGCAGAAGAACTTTTGAAAGAAGGTTTTAAGCTGGATTATAAAGATTTGGGAGTTGAGGGAAAGGTAGTGTAA
- the nuoK gene encoding NADH-quinone oxidoreductase subunit NuoK codes for MVSLENYLFLSAALFSIGLLGLMVRRNILVLFMSVELLLNAANLAFIAFSRFRGTLDGHVAGFFVIAVAAAEAAVGLAIVIAIFRNKGTVQTTHLKMMKG; via the coding sequence ATGGTAAGCTTGGAAAATTATTTATTCTTAAGTGCGGCGCTATTCTCCATAGGTCTTTTGGGCCTTATGGTTCGAAGGAACATCCTTGTGCTGTTTATGTCGGTAGAACTCCTTTTGAACGCCGCCAATTTGGCCTTCATCGCCTTTTCAAGATTCAGGGGAACTTTGGATGGCCACGTGGCCGGTTTTTTTGTCATCGCCGTCGCGGCAGCAGAAGCGGCTGTCGGATTAGCCATCGTGATTGCAATTTTTAGAAACAAAGGGACGGTACAAACCACTCATTTGAAAATGATGAAGGGATAG
- a CDS encoding addiction module protein → MPSKIEKIENEAFKLPRKDRADLASRLLSSLEEGSKKEIEMAWMEEAERRLHLYKAGKMKAIPAEKVFKEIRSKLKKKFGSK, encoded by the coding sequence ATGCCAAGTAAAATAGAGAAGATCGAAAATGAGGCCTTTAAATTACCCAGAAAAGACCGTGCAGACCTGGCCTCCCGACTTTTGAGTAGTTTAGAAGAGGGTTCCAAAAAAGAAATTGAAATGGCTTGGATGGAAGAAGCAGAAAGACGACTTCATCTCTATAAAGCTGGAAAGATGAAGGCTATTCCTGCTGAGAAAGTGTTTAAAGAAATTAGATCAAAATTAAAAAAGAAATTTGGATCTAAATGA
- a CDS encoding NADH-quinone oxidoreductase subunit C gives MVKLIDIFKKNFQADILDSHEQQGNETIVVSPERLHDVLGFAKNDPETLLNALMDLCAVDYLGQGPRFEVVYHLYSTSKNHRLRIKTRVPEENPKVKTCVDLWKSADWFEREAWDMLGIVFEGHPNLKRLLLFDGFEGHPLRKDYKINRRQKIPEPLERP, from the coding sequence ATGGTAAAACTCATCGACATTTTTAAGAAAAATTTCCAGGCTGACATTTTGGATTCTCATGAGCAGCAGGGAAACGAAACAATCGTGGTGAGCCCCGAGCGGCTTCATGACGTCCTCGGCTTTGCCAAAAACGATCCTGAAACTCTGCTGAATGCGTTGATGGATCTCTGCGCGGTCGACTATTTAGGGCAAGGCCCCCGTTTTGAAGTGGTGTATCATCTGTATTCCACCTCAAAAAATCATCGATTAAGAATAAAAACCCGTGTACCTGAAGAAAATCCAAAAGTGAAGACTTGCGTCGATTTATGGAAATCTGCCGATTGGTTTGAGCGAGAGGCCTGGGATATGTTGGGGATTGTTTTTGAAGGACATCCTAACCTGAAGCGCTTGCTGCTGTTCGATGGATTTGAAGGGCACCCTTTGAGAAAAGATTATAAAATCAATAGACGACAAAAAATTCCGGAACCCTTAGAAAGGCCCTGA
- a CDS encoding DUF2442 domain-containing protein, whose protein sequence is MKNPRIKTVKAELGYELELEFDSGERKKFDVKPYLEFGFFKELKDINYFCKVRPFMGTIQWPHGQDFCPDTLYEKSH, encoded by the coding sequence ATGAAAAATCCCAGAATAAAAACCGTAAAAGCAGAATTAGGCTATGAATTGGAATTGGAATTTGATTCAGGTGAGAGAAAAAAATTTGATGTGAAGCCTTATTTGGAATTTGGTTTTTTTAAAGAGCTGAAAGACATTAATTATTTTTGTAAGGTTCGTCCTTTTATGGGAACAATACAATGGCCCCATGGGCAGGATTTTTGTCCAGATACGCTTTACGAGAAGAGTCACTAG
- the nuoD gene encoding NADH dehydrogenase (quinone) subunit D, with protein MSEGDFKTKNMYLNIGPSHPTMHGTLRIFAEMDGERIVSSVAEMGYLHRGFEKHSEAGTYTQVIPYTDRLNYVSPLMNNVGYCMAVEKLIGCEIPERAQTIRVIICELSRITDHLVCIGTNVVDLGALTNFWYYFNVREKIYDFIEKICGARLTTNYTRIGGVSRDLYPEAVAELAAIIKDVQLATKEVRGLLERNKIFVDRTLGIAPISQEEAINYGFTGPCLRATGCDYDVRKSEPYCGYENYDFDIPVGEDGDTYDRFLVRFEEINQSIRIIEQAISKLRPGPVMTSDRRVALPPKAEVYTNIEALMNHFKLIYEGVRPPPGEVYSATEAANGELGFYIVSDGSTNPYRVKCRPPCFPLYAAYPRLVNGVMLADAIAVMGSINIIAGELDR; from the coding sequence ATGTCAGAAGGCGATTTCAAAACTAAAAATATGTATCTCAACATAGGCCCTTCGCATCCAACCATGCATGGTACTTTGCGCATCTTTGCCGAGATGGATGGCGAGCGCATTGTCAGTTCCGTTGCCGAGATGGGCTATTTGCATCGGGGTTTTGAGAAACACAGTGAAGCGGGGACTTACACGCAGGTGATCCCTTATACCGACCGGCTCAACTATGTGAGCCCCCTCATGAACAATGTGGGCTATTGCATGGCGGTAGAAAAACTTATTGGTTGTGAAATCCCCGAACGCGCGCAAACGATTCGCGTCATCATCTGTGAACTTTCCCGCATTACTGACCATCTGGTGTGCATTGGAACCAATGTGGTGGATTTGGGAGCCCTCACCAATTTTTGGTATTACTTCAATGTGCGCGAAAAAATTTATGATTTTATCGAAAAAATCTGCGGTGCGCGTCTGACGACCAATTATACCCGTATCGGTGGAGTGAGCCGCGATTTGTATCCGGAGGCCGTTGCGGAATTGGCAGCCATTATTAAAGACGTACAGCTTGCTACCAAAGAAGTAAGGGGTTTGCTGGAACGAAACAAGATCTTCGTGGATAGAACGCTGGGTATTGCGCCCATCAGTCAGGAAGAGGCCATTAATTATGGTTTTACCGGGCCTTGTTTGAGGGCCACAGGTTGCGATTATGATGTGAGAAAAAGCGAGCCTTATTGCGGTTACGAGAATTACGATTTTGATATTCCTGTGGGCGAGGATGGAGACACCTACGATCGATTTCTGGTGCGTTTTGAAGAAATCAATCAATCCATTCGCATTATCGAACAAGCTATTTCCAAATTAAGACCTGGTCCTGTGATGACCTCAGACCGGCGCGTCGCTTTGCCTCCCAAGGCCGAGGTTTATACCAATATTGAAGCGCTCATGAATCATTTCAAACTGATCTACGAAGGGGTGCGTCCCCCGCCAGGTGAGGTCTATTCGGCCACGGAAGCGGCGAATGGGGAATTGGGTTTTTATATCGTGAGCGATGGATCCACTAACCCTTATCGGGTGAAATGTCGTCCTCCCTGCTTTCCTCTCTACGCGGCTTATCCACGTCTGGTGAATGGGGTGATGTTGGCAGATGCCATTGCGGTGATGGGTTCTATCAATATTATTGCGGGGGAATTAGATAGGTAG
- the nuoE gene encoding NADH-quinone oxidoreductase subunit NuoE, with amino-acid sequence MNVEFSAENKKEFEKIVAKYPSERRRAALLPTLWLAQRQWGWISNEVMEYVAGLLELSPIKVLEVVTFYTMFNQKPVGKYHLQVCRTLSCEVCGKENIVSHLKNKLGIKLGETTADGKFTLTEVECLGSCGTGPMMQLNDDFYESLTPEKVDEILGQLK; translated from the coding sequence ATGAACGTGGAATTCAGTGCAGAAAATAAAAAAGAATTTGAAAAGATTGTGGCCAAGTATCCTTCCGAGCGCAGGCGCGCCGCGCTTCTCCCTACGCTTTGGTTGGCGCAAAGGCAGTGGGGATGGATTTCGAATGAAGTGATGGAGTATGTGGCCGGGCTTTTAGAGCTGTCTCCCATCAAGGTGCTGGAAGTGGTCACCTTCTACACGATGTTTAATCAAAAACCCGTGGGGAAATATCATCTCCAGGTCTGCCGAACTTTGTCCTGCGAAGTGTGTGGAAAAGAAAATATTGTTTCCCATCTAAAAAATAAATTGGGAATAAAACTCGGCGAAACCACGGCCGATGGGAAATTTACTCTGACTGAAGTGGAGTGTCTGGGCTCTTGCGGTACCGGCCCCATGATGCAGCTCAACGACGATTTTTACGAAAGTTTGACGCCTGAGAAGGTGGATGAGATTTTGGGACAATTGAAATAG
- the nuoF gene encoding NADH-quinone oxidoreductase subunit NuoF gives MEKILTQNWSLKDSHTLAVYESTGGYQSLSKLFTMKPEEVTEEVKKSGLRGRGGAGFPTGMKWSFIPKDDSKPKYLCINADESEPGTFKDRYILELNPHQLIEGAIGCAYAIGAKTVYCYIRGEFMFPYDRLQQAVDEAYAGGYLGKNIKGSGVDVDFYLHKGAGAYICGEETALLESLEGKRGYPRIKPPFPAVMGLFGCPTVINNVETIAAVPYIVNKGSAAYRQYGTEKSPGTKLFCVSGHVKKPGNYEVPLGYPLKKLIEEDCGGMRNGKALKAVIPGGSSVPVLTAAEAMEVNLDYEALAAKGTMLGSGGVIVMDESVCMVKSLLNLAHFYAHESCGQCSPCREGTGWSYKILKRFHDGEGSVKDLDLLLEIADNMAGKTVCVLSDALAMPIVSHINKFRAEFEEHVKLGKCPLE, from the coding sequence ATGGAAAAAATTCTCACACAAAATTGGAGCCTGAAAGATTCTCACACACTTGCTGTGTACGAATCGACAGGCGGCTATCAATCTCTCTCCAAACTTTTTACAATGAAGCCCGAAGAAGTGACCGAAGAAGTCAAAAAGTCTGGTCTTCGTGGCCGCGGAGGCGCTGGTTTTCCGACCGGGATGAAATGGAGTTTTATTCCCAAAGACGATTCCAAGCCCAAATATTTGTGCATCAATGCCGATGAATCGGAACCGGGTACTTTTAAAGATCGTTATATTTTGGAACTCAATCCCCATCAGCTGATTGAGGGGGCCATTGGCTGTGCTTATGCCATCGGCGCAAAAACGGTCTATTGCTATATCCGCGGGGAATTCATGTTTCCTTACGATAGACTGCAACAGGCAGTGGATGAGGCCTATGCGGGGGGATATCTAGGAAAAAATATCAAGGGCTCTGGGGTGGATGTGGATTTTTATCTGCACAAGGGTGCCGGGGCTTACATCTGTGGAGAGGAGACTGCCTTACTCGAATCTTTGGAAGGCAAACGCGGTTATCCTCGTATCAAGCCTCCCTTTCCCGCTGTCATGGGTTTGTTTGGCTGTCCTACGGTTATCAACAATGTGGAAACGATCGCGGCCGTGCCCTACATCGTGAACAAGGGTTCGGCGGCATATCGACAATATGGCACCGAAAAAAGTCCTGGTACCAAACTTTTCTGTGTATCGGGTCACGTGAAGAAACCAGGGAACTACGAAGTGCCCTTGGGCTATCCCTTAAAAAAGCTCATTGAGGAAGATTGCGGTGGAATGCGCAATGGAAAGGCCTTGAAGGCCGTGATTCCCGGAGGATCTTCCGTGCCTGTCTTGACGGCAGCGGAAGCGATGGAGGTGAACCTCGATTATGAGGCCCTTGCCGCAAAAGGAACCATGCTGGGTTCGGGCGGGGTGATCGTGATGGATGAATCGGTGTGCATGGTGAAGAGTCTGCTGAATCTCGCTCATTTTTATGCCCATGAATCTTGTGGACAATGTTCGCCTTGTCGGGAAGGAACCGGCTGGTCTTATAAAATCTTAAAACGTTTTCACGACGGAGAAGGCAGTGTGAAGGATTTGGATCTCCTCCTGGAAATTGCCGACAACATGGCGGGTAAGACAGTCTGTGTGCTCTCGGATGCTCTGGCGATGCCGATTGTGAGTCATATTAATAAATTCAGAGCGGAGTTTGAAGAGCATGTGAAACTGGGGAAGTGTCCTTTAGAGTAA
- a CDS encoding type II toxin-antitoxin system RelE/ParE family toxin — translation MFQVAHYYAEQKLHLGEQFLDAIDSVLEFLVRNPKIGSKEKLNTRKWSLKRFPYKVIYAFDDKELVVAAIMHQSRNPDYWLGRLKF, via the coding sequence ATGTTTCAAGTGGCCCATTATTATGCAGAACAAAAGTTACATCTGGGCGAGCAGTTTTTAGATGCTATTGATTCGGTTTTGGAATTTCTTGTTCGAAATCCAAAAATAGGTTCAAAAGAAAAATTAAATACGAGAAAATGGTCACTGAAACGTTTTCCCTATAAAGTGATTTATGCTTTTGATGATAAGGAACTCGTAGTGGCTGCGATTATGCACCAAAGCCGTAATCCAGATTATTGGCTAGGTCGATTAAAGTTTTAA